Part of the Anopheles coluzzii chromosome 3, AcolN3, whole genome shotgun sequence genome is shown below.
ACCCCCGGCATCATGCACGTGTACAAGTTCGCTTTGAGCGAGAGCGAAATTTCCGCATTGAAGGCCACAAACCCAACACGATCACGGCAGAAGCCGATCTGATTCTGGCCATTGTCAACCCACGCCCCTACTGCGGTGCCGTTGGTGACGTTGCGGAAGTGAACCATTTTCCGCACCACCGGCCATCGATGCTCGCAGATCCACGGCAGTCGGCAGTGGCCTGAGTTATCGAAAAGAACGGGTGCTATCTTGCCCTGAGCGTCACTGGGAGGACCTTGGGAAGCGTTTGCAAACTCGTACGAGCTAGTAATGCGCGGTGTGCCATAGCGATGCGCTAGCATGAACGCAAGACCGATCTGATACGCGCGTCGGTTGCGTGCCGAAACGACCCACAGATCACCGTCCGCATCGGGCAGTCGTTGGAGCTGCGGATTGTTGACGTAGATCAGGGCTTTCTCGCGCGGTACATACCCGAGCCGGGTGCCGAGGTGAACGAAGTAGTGGAAAGGCTTCCTTTTCAGCAGCACATCACCAATGTCGTACGCAAAGCGATCCTGTGCAATCATTCCAAGGTCACTGTAGTCACTCCATCTTGCACGCAGTGCCAGCTCCGACCCGCTAAGTCCGTGGTACGAGAGATCCAGACAGACGAACGGACGACTACCCGTTGGGAAGACACTTCCGACCGTGGTAAGATTCTGCACCTTATCGAAAATTGCCCGCAAATCGTGCGGCCACATGTACAGCGCAGAATCGACAAAGAAGCCTGCCACCCCGAACGTAAGCAGTCGGTTGAGGAAGCTCAGAATACGCTCCCGGACGCGCAGCAGGCTGAGATTCAGATCGGGTCGATCTTCCTTCCAGCAGTTGCGCAGCTCGTGCGGATCTTCCGGGTTGACGATGCGG
Proteins encoded:
- the LOC120954948 gene encoding alpha-amylase 2-like, whose amino-acid sequence is MTCTLCRAYYNRDLFYCQLIYGQLVSELDGMLGGSLCLLLCCSLASAQFNPHFLPGRHAIVQLFEWRYEDIERECQTYLGPHGFGAVQLSPVNEVRDGTSWADRYEPVSFKLTSRSGNESSLRSAIDACNKAGVRVIVEVVLNHMARADSGSSTTTRGTAGSTVNPATRDYPDAPFSAADFNDQCRIVNPEDPHELRNCWKEDRPDLNLSLLRVRERILSFLNRLLTFGVAGFFVDSALYMWPHDLRAIFDKVQNLTTVGSVFPTGSRPFVCLDLSYHGLSGSELALRARWSDYSDLGMIAQDRFAYDIGDVLLKRKPFHYFVHLGTRLGYVPREKALIYVNNPQLQRLPDADGDLWVVSARNRRAYQIGLAFMLAHRYGTPRITSSYEFANASQGPPSDAQGKIAPVLFDNSGHCRLPWICEHRWPVVRKMVHFRNVTNGTAVGAWVDNGQNQIGFCRDRVGFVAFNAEISLSLKANLYTCMMPGVHCDLISATDDKLDADGDCPGATVTVATNGRAEIFIHSQLEAPFIALLNTFKPK